A region of Pseudomonas marginalis DNA encodes the following proteins:
- a CDS encoding VOC family protein: MNTLAHYFLLYVDSPATSANFYSRLLDKPPVELNPTFALFILDNGVKLGLWSRHTVEPAAQLTGGGGEVGFSLSDTAAVDALHDQWVERGALIVQSPTALDFGYTFVAQDLDGHRLRAFCLND; this comes from the coding sequence ATGAACACCCTCGCCCATTACTTCCTGCTGTACGTCGACAGCCCGGCCACCAGTGCCAATTTCTATAGCCGCCTGCTGGACAAGCCACCGGTGGAATTGAACCCGACCTTTGCCCTGTTCATTCTCGACAACGGCGTAAAGCTCGGACTGTGGTCGCGCCATACCGTCGAGCCGGCAGCCCAGCTCACAGGCGGTGGCGGTGAAGTCGGCTTCTCGCTGTCCGACACGGCCGCCGTGGACGCGCTGCACGACCAGTGGGTCGAACGCGGCGCCCTCATTGTCCAATCACCGACGGCCCTGGATTTCGGCTACACCTTTGTCGCCCAGGACCTCGACGGCCACCGCTTGCGCGCGTTTTGCCTGAACGACTGA
- the hemN gene encoding oxygen-independent coproporphyrinogen III oxidase — protein MLDAIRWDSHLIHRYDLAGPRYTSYPTAVQFDSQVGTFDLLHALRESRKATRPLSLYVHVPFCANICYYCACNKVITKDRGRAQAYLQRLEQEIQLVACHLDPKQSVEQLHFGGGTPTFLSHDELRQVMGSLRQHFNLLDDDSGDYSIEIDPREADWATMGLLRELGFNRVSIGLQDLDPDVQRAVNRLQSLEETRAVIDAARTLQFRSINIDLIYGLPKQTPINFARTVEEVIKLQPDRLSVFNYAHLPERFMPQRRINSEELPSPESKLLMLQTTIEQLTQAGYRYIGMDHFALPDDELAIAQEEGTLQRNFQGYTTHGHCDLIGLGVSAISQIGDLYCQNSSDLNGYQNALANAQLATSRGLICTTDDRLRREVIQQLICTFSLAFEQIEQAFNIDFRGYFDEVWPQLEAMAQDALIELDAQGIRVLPAGRLLVRSVCMVFDAYLEHQNRQRFSRVI, from the coding sequence ATGCTCGACGCCATTCGTTGGGACTCACATCTGATTCACCGCTACGACCTGGCGGGACCGCGCTACACGTCCTACCCCACCGCCGTACAATTCGACAGCCAGGTCGGCACCTTCGACCTGCTCCACGCCCTGCGCGAAAGCCGCAAGGCCACGCGACCGTTGTCGCTGTATGTGCATGTGCCGTTCTGCGCGAACATTTGCTACTACTGCGCGTGCAACAAGGTGATCACCAAGGACCGCGGCCGCGCCCAGGCCTACCTGCAACGCCTGGAGCAGGAGATTCAGTTGGTGGCCTGCCACCTCGACCCGAAACAGTCGGTTGAACAACTGCACTTCGGCGGCGGCACCCCGACCTTTCTCAGCCACGACGAACTGCGCCAGGTCATGGGCAGCCTGCGCCAGCACTTCAATCTGCTCGACGACGACTCCGGCGACTACAGCATCGAGATCGACCCGCGCGAAGCCGACTGGGCGACCATGGGCCTGCTGCGTGAACTGGGCTTCAACCGTGTGAGCATCGGCCTGCAAGACCTCGACCCGGACGTGCAGCGCGCGGTCAACCGCCTGCAAAGCCTGGAAGAAACCCGCGCGGTGATCGACGCCGCGCGCACCCTGCAGTTTCGCTCGATCAATATCGACCTGATCTACGGCCTGCCCAAGCAGACGCCGATCAACTTCGCGCGCACCGTGGAGGAAGTGATCAAGCTGCAGCCGGACCGCCTGTCGGTGTTCAACTACGCGCATCTGCCGGAACGCTTCATGCCCCAACGACGGATCAACAGCGAGGAACTGCCGTCGCCGGAATCCAAGCTGCTGATGCTGCAGACCACCATCGAGCAATTGACCCAGGCCGGCTACCGCTATATCGGCATGGACCACTTCGCCCTGCCGGACGACGAACTCGCCATTGCCCAGGAAGAAGGCACGCTGCAACGTAACTTCCAGGGCTACACCACCCACGGCCATTGCGACCTGATCGGCCTCGGCGTGTCAGCCATCAGCCAGATCGGCGACCTGTACTGCCAGAACAGCAGTGACCTGAACGGCTATCAGAACGCCCTGGCCAACGCCCAACTGGCCACCAGCCGTGGTTTGATCTGCACCACCGACGACCGCTTACGTCGGGAAGTGATCCAGCAGTTGATCTGCACGTTCAGCCTGGCCTTCGAGCAGATCGAACAGGCGTTCAACATCGATTTTCGCGGGTATTTCGACGAGGTCTGGCCGCAACTTGAGGCGATGGCGCAAGACGCCCTGATCGAACTGGATGCCCAAGGCATTCGCGTGCTGCCCGCCGGACGGCTGCTGGTGCGTTCGGTCTGCATGGTGTTCGATGCGTACCTGGAGCACCAGAACCGGCAGCGGTTTTCGCGGGTGATCTAG
- a CDS encoding sulfite exporter TauE/SafE family protein, with amino-acid sequence MLELAPLLVSALILGLLGGGHCLGMCGGLMGALTLAIPKEQRSRRFRLLLAYNLGRILSYATAGLLIGLAGWAVANSPAALFMRVLAGLLLICMGLYLAGWWSGLTRIESLGRGLWRCIQPVANRLLPVSSLPRALLLGALWGWLPCGLVYSTLLWAASQGNALDSALLMLAFGLGTWPVLLATGLAAERVTALLRKRSVRMAGGLLVIVFGIWTLPGPHQHWLMGH; translated from the coding sequence ATGCTTGAGCTGGCGCCGCTGCTGGTCTCTGCGCTGATCCTCGGCCTGCTGGGCGGCGGCCATTGCCTGGGCATGTGCGGCGGGCTGATGGGCGCGCTGACCCTGGCGATTCCCAAGGAACAGCGCAGCCGCCGGTTCCGCCTGCTGCTGGCGTACAACCTGGGGCGCATCCTCAGCTATGCCACCGCGGGGTTATTGATCGGCCTGGCCGGCTGGGCGGTGGCCAACAGCCCGGCGGCCCTGTTCATGCGTGTGCTCGCCGGGTTGCTGTTGATCTGCATGGGGCTGTACCTGGCCGGTTGGTGGAGCGGCCTCACCCGTATCGAAAGCCTCGGGCGCGGCCTGTGGCGCTGCATACAGCCCGTCGCCAACCGTTTGCTGCCGGTATCCAGCCTGCCCCGCGCGCTGCTGCTGGGCGCGCTGTGGGGCTGGTTGCCGTGCGGGCTGGTCTACAGCACCCTGCTGTGGGCCGCCAGCCAGGGTAATGCGCTGGACAGTGCGCTGCTGATGCTGGCTTTTGGCTTAGGCACATGGCCGGTACTGCTGGCGACCGGGTTGGCGGCCGAACGCGTGACCGCGTTATTGCGCAAGCGCAGCGTGCGGATGGCCGGTGGCCTGCTGGTGATTGTTTTCGGTATCTGGACCCTGCCAGGTCCGCACCAGCACTGGCTGATGGGCCATTAA
- a CDS encoding DMT family transporter, with protein sequence MNTPSPVKLTLVIASVILCWAYSPIGVHIGLHSYSPGQLALLRFLIASVFMGGVALVMGIGRPRLRDFPWLLVLGFFGVFLHHTAINYGQQWVTAAASSVLAQSAPLFSVLIAFLCLKERVSAWRWGCVLLGLLGVLVVIWGDQGLGEIDPRGLLILLAAVSWSVYFALQKHYAHRYSPLTMACYMVWAGTLMLCVNLPGLPAAVVQAPLAENVAVLVLGIFPSALAYLAWGYVLKHVEVSRASVAMYLIPPVAMVMAATLLGEHIAVQVMLGAVIVLASVAAISLEGRCRSVVQAKRAQAVAVEVLGDKGVAEIQGRR encoded by the coding sequence ATGAATACCCCTTCACCTGTAAAGCTTACGCTAGTCATCGCCAGCGTCATCCTGTGTTGGGCCTATTCGCCGATTGGCGTGCACATCGGGCTGCACAGCTACAGCCCCGGCCAGCTGGCGTTGTTAAGGTTTTTGATTGCGTCGGTGTTCATGGGCGGTGTGGCACTGGTGATGGGCATCGGCCGGCCGCGCCTGCGGGATTTTCCGTGGCTGCTGGTGCTGGGGTTCTTCGGCGTGTTCCTGCACCACACTGCGATCAATTACGGACAGCAATGGGTAACAGCAGCGGCGTCCAGCGTACTGGCGCAGTCAGCGCCGCTGTTCAGTGTGCTGATCGCGTTTTTGTGCCTGAAGGAGCGAGTCAGTGCCTGGCGCTGGGGCTGCGTCTTGCTGGGGCTGCTCGGCGTGCTGGTGGTGATCTGGGGGGATCAGGGGCTGGGTGAGATCGACCCGCGTGGCTTGTTGATCCTGCTGGCGGCGGTGTCGTGGAGCGTGTACTTCGCCCTGCAGAAGCACTATGCCCACCGCTACAGTCCGCTGACCATGGCGTGCTACATGGTGTGGGCGGGCACCCTGATGCTGTGTGTGAACCTGCCGGGCCTGCCGGCTGCAGTGGTGCAGGCGCCGTTGGCGGAGAATGTGGCGGTGCTGGTGCTCGGCATTTTCCCCAGCGCCTTGGCGTATCTGGCCTGGGGGTATGTGTTGAAGCATGTGGAGGTCAGCCGCGCGTCGGTGGCGATGTACCTGATCCCGCCGGTGGCAATGGTGATGGCCGCGACGTTGCTGGGCGAACACATTGCCGTGCAGGTGATGCTGGGCGCTGTGATCGTGCTGGCCAGTGTGGCGGCCATCAGCCTGGAGGGGCGCTGTCGGTCAGTCGTTCAGGCAAAACGCGCGCAAGCGGTGGCCGTCGAGGTCCTGGGCGACAAAGGTGTAGCCGAAATCCAGGGCCGTCGGTGA
- the dnaX gene encoding DNA polymerase III subunit gamma/tau has translation MSYQVLARKWRPRSFREMVGQTHVLKALINALDSQRLHHAYLFTGTRGVGKTTIARIIAKCLNCETGITSTPCGTCSVCREIDEGRFVDLIEIDAASRTKVEDTRELLDNVQYAPSRGRFKVYLIDEVHMLSSHSFNALLKTLEEPPPYVKFILATTDPQKLPATILSRCLQFSLKNMTPERVVEHLTHVLGVENVPFEDDALWLLGRAADGSMRDAMSLTDQAIAFGEGKVMAADVRAMLGTLDHGQVFDVLHALIEGDAKALLEAVRHLSEQGPDWNGVLSEILNVLHRVAIAQALPEGVDNGHGDRDRVLALAQALPAEDVQFYYQMGLIGRRDLPLAPDPRGGFEMVLLRMLAFRPADSADAPRQPLKPVGISQATVDSAKPVAGAAVVAPVVAAPVAPAPEPAAVVAAAVVEPEPVVEPEPVVDLPWNDPVDAEVEVEQQPYVEPVLETVGEQPELTPMPAPTPDSVVPAAPEWVTAPVPEPTVAQVEAATPGIDLDDEPPLDEDYIEPDMDSAYSYLDDLASEHTAEPAPEPEVEPAAAPATGLALQWLELFPKLPISGMTGSIAANCTLIAIDGDHWLLHLDPAHSALFNATQQRRLNDALNQYHGRTLTIAIELIKPEQETPAQAATRRRINRQREAEDSIHGDPLIQQMMQQFGAVVRQDTIEPVEAPVPQAS, from the coding sequence ATGAGTTATCAGGTTCTTGCACGTAAATGGCGTCCGCGCTCGTTCCGCGAAATGGTCGGCCAGACCCATGTGCTCAAGGCTCTGATCAATGCCTTGGACAGCCAGCGGCTGCACCACGCCTACCTGTTCACCGGTACCCGGGGAGTGGGCAAGACCACCATTGCGCGCATCATCGCCAAATGCCTGAACTGTGAAACCGGTATCACCTCGACGCCCTGCGGCACCTGCTCGGTGTGCCGCGAGATCGACGAAGGGCGTTTCGTCGACCTGATCGAGATCGACGCCGCGAGCCGCACCAAGGTCGAAGACACCCGCGAGCTGCTCGACAATGTGCAGTACGCGCCCAGCCGTGGCCGCTTCAAGGTCTACCTGATCGACGAAGTGCACATGCTTTCCAGCCATTCCTTCAACGCCTTGTTGAAAACCCTGGAAGAGCCGCCGCCCTACGTCAAATTCATCCTGGCCACCACCGACCCGCAGAAACTGCCTGCAACGATCTTGTCGCGGTGCCTGCAGTTCTCCCTGAAGAACATGACCCCCGAGCGCGTGGTGGAGCATTTGACCCACGTGCTGGGCGTCGAGAACGTACCGTTCGAAGACGACGCACTGTGGCTGCTGGGCCGCGCCGCCGATGGCTCGATGCGCGATGCCATGAGCCTCACCGACCAGGCCATTGCCTTTGGTGAAGGCAAGGTCATGGCTGCCGATGTGCGCGCCATGCTCGGCACCCTGGACCACGGCCAGGTGTTCGACGTGCTGCATGCGCTGATCGAGGGCGATGCCAAGGCGTTGCTCGAAGCCGTGCGCCACCTGTCGGAGCAAGGCCCGGACTGGAACGGCGTGCTCTCGGAAATCCTCAATGTGCTGCACCGCGTCGCCATCGCCCAGGCGTTGCCGGAAGGTGTCGACAACGGCCATGGCGACCGTGACCGCGTGTTGGCCCTGGCCCAGGCGTTGCCGGCCGAAGACGTGCAGTTCTACTACCAGATGGGCCTGATCGGTCGTCGCGACTTGCCTTTGGCGCCCGACCCACGCGGAGGCTTCGAGATGGTCCTGCTGCGGATGCTGGCCTTCCGGCCGGCGGATTCGGCGGACGCACCGAGACAGCCGCTAAAGCCAGTGGGGATCAGCCAGGCCACAGTTGATTCCGCCAAACCAGTGGCTGGCGCGGCGGTGGTCGCGCCAGTGGTTGCTGCCCCTGTTGCACCGGCGCCTGAGCCGGCAGCGGTGGTGGCGGCAGCGGTGGTTGAGCCGGAACCGGTTGTCGAGCCCGAGCCTGTCGTCGACCTGCCCTGGAATGACCCGGTAGACGCTGAGGTCGAGGTTGAACAGCAGCCCTATGTCGAGCCCGTCCTGGAAACCGTCGGTGAGCAGCCTGAGCTGACGCCGATGCCTGCGCCGACGCCGGACAGCGTGGTACCGGCCGCCCCCGAGTGGGTGACGGCCCCGGTTCCCGAGCCGACTGTGGCCCAGGTCGAAGCCGCAACCCCGGGCATCGACCTCGACGACGAACCGCCGCTGGACGAAGACTACATCGAGCCGGACATGGATTCGGCCTACAGCTACCTGGACGACCTGGCCAGCGAGCACACCGCCGAGCCTGCCCCGGAACCCGAGGTGGAGCCCGCTGCGGCACCAGCCACCGGCCTGGCCCTGCAATGGCTGGAGCTGTTCCCGAAACTGCCGATTTCCGGCATGACCGGCAGCATCGCCGCCAACTGCACCCTGATCGCCATCGATGGCGACCACTGGCTGTTGCACCTGGACCCGGCCCACAGTGCGCTGTTCAACGCGACCCAGCAGCGGCGCCTCAACGACGCCCTGAACCAGTACCATGGGCGCACGCTGACCATCGCTATCGAGTTGATCAAGCCCGAGCAGGAAACCCCGGCCCAGGCTGCCACCCGCCGGCGTATCAACCGCCAGCGGGAGGCTGAGGACTCGATCCACGGCGATCCGCTCATCCAGCAAATGATGCAGCAGTTCGGGGCGGTCGTTCGCCAAGATACAATTGAACCTGTCGAAGCCCCGGTGCCCCAGGCGTCCTGA
- a CDS encoding YbaB/EbfC family nucleoid-associated protein: MMKGGMAGLMKQAQQMQEKMAKMQEELANAEVTGKAGGDMVSVVMTGRHDIKRVSIDPSVLPGVGEDDLEMLEALFAAAVNDAVRKIEANSQDKMSGVTAGMQLPPGMKLPF, from the coding sequence ATGATGAAAGGTGGCATGGCCGGCCTGATGAAGCAGGCGCAGCAGATGCAGGAAAAGATGGCCAAGATGCAGGAAGAGCTGGCCAACGCCGAAGTCACCGGTAAAGCCGGTGGCGATATGGTCAGTGTGGTGATGACCGGTCGTCACGACATCAAGCGCGTGAGCATCGACCCAAGCGTATTGCCAGGCGTGGGCGAAGATGACCTGGAAATGCTGGAGGCGCTGTTCGCCGCGGCCGTCAACGACGCCGTGCGCAAGATCGAAGCCAACAGCCAGGACAAAATGTCCGGCGTGACCGCCGGCATGCAACTGCCACCGGGCATGAAGCTGCCGTTCTGA
- a CDS encoding NADP-dependent oxidoreductase, protein MPHEPTLNQRIVLVSRPQGAPTPENFRLERVTLPELADGQVLLKTLYLSLDPYMRGRMSDAPSYAAPVEIDEVMTGGAVSRVEQSRNPKFEVGDLVVGATGWQSHSISDGRNLIPVPNGLASPSMALGVLGMPGMTAYMGLMDIGQPKAGETLVVAAASGAVGSVVGQVAKLKGLRVVGIAGGAEKCRYVVDELGFDACIDHKSATFADDLAQACFKGVDIYFENVGGKVFDAVLPLLNPKARIPLCGLIAGYNAHEAPSGPDRLPALQRTLLTKRVRIQGFIVFDDYGDRQPEFLSAMAPWVRDGKIKFREDVVEGLEQAPEAFIGLLEGRNFGKLVVRVAQD, encoded by the coding sequence ATGCCTCACGAACCGACTTTGAACCAGCGCATTGTCCTGGTCTCACGCCCTCAAGGCGCACCCACGCCGGAAAACTTCCGCCTGGAACGGGTGACCTTGCCGGAATTGGCAGACGGCCAGGTCCTGCTGAAGACGCTCTACCTCTCCCTCGACCCTTATATGCGCGGGCGCATGAGCGACGCACCGTCCTACGCCGCGCCGGTGGAAATCGACGAGGTGATGACCGGCGGGGCTGTCAGCCGTGTCGAGCAATCGCGTAATCCGAAATTCGAGGTGGGTGATCTGGTCGTCGGCGCCACCGGTTGGCAGAGCCACAGCATTTCCGACGGCCGCAACCTGATCCCGGTGCCCAATGGCCTGGCCAGCCCGTCCATGGCCCTGGGGGTACTGGGCATGCCGGGCATGACCGCCTACATGGGCCTGATGGACATCGGCCAGCCGAAAGCCGGAGAAACCCTGGTGGTGGCGGCTGCCTCCGGCGCGGTGGGTTCGGTGGTCGGCCAGGTGGCCAAGCTCAAGGGCCTGCGTGTGGTCGGGATTGCGGGCGGTGCCGAGAAGTGCCGCTACGTGGTGGACGAATTGGGTTTTGATGCCTGCATCGACCACAAAAGCGCAACGTTTGCCGACGACTTGGCCCAGGCCTGCTTCAAGGGCGTGGACATTTATTTCGAAAACGTCGGTGGCAAGGTGTTCGACGCCGTGCTGCCGTTGCTCAACCCCAAGGCGCGCATCCCCCTGTGCGGGCTGATCGCCGGCTATAACGCCCATGAAGCGCCCAGCGGGCCTGACCGCTTGCCGGCGCTGCAACGCACGTTGTTGACCAAGCGTGTACGGATCCAGGGCTTTATCGTGTTTGACGACTACGGTGACCGCCAGCCGGAGTTCCTCAGCGCCATGGCGCCGTGGGTACGCGACGGCAAGATCAAGTTCCGCGAAGACGTGGTCGAGGGCCTGGAGCAGGCGCCCGAAGCCTTTATCGGTTTGCTGGAAGGGCGCAACTTCGGCAAGTTGGTGGTACGGGTCGCGCAGGATTGA
- the ccoS gene encoding cbb3-type cytochrome oxidase assembly protein CcoS, translating into MPALYVMIPAALLLVGVAIYIFFWAVDSGQYDDLDGPAHSVLFDDQDPNHLAAVDEANGPEQPPVPKAPPHA; encoded by the coding sequence ATGCCAGCTCTATACGTGATGATTCCGGCGGCGCTGCTGTTAGTGGGCGTGGCCATCTACATCTTCTTCTGGGCGGTGGACAGCGGCCAGTACGACGACCTCGACGGCCCGGCCCACAGCGTGCTGTTCGACGACCAGGACCCGAACCACCTGGCGGCCGTCGACGAAGCCAACGGCCCCGAGCAACCGCCCGTGCCCAAAGCCCCACCCCATGCTTGA
- the fnr gene encoding fumarate/nitrate reduction transcriptional regulator Fnr, with protein MSEPVKLRAHSQAHCKDCSLAPLCLPLSLNLEDMEALDEIVKRGRPLKKGEFLFRQGDKFDSVYAVRSGALKTFSLSDSGEEQITGFHLPSELVGLSGMDTEIHPVSAQALETTSVCEIPFERLDELALQLPQLRRQLMRVMSREIRDDQQMMLLLSKKTADERIATFLVNLSARFRARGFSANQFRLSMSRNEIGNYLGLAVETVSRVFTRFQQSELLAAEGKEVHILDPIQLCALAGGSLEG; from the coding sequence ATGTCCGAGCCAGTCAAACTGCGCGCTCACAGCCAGGCTCACTGCAAGGATTGCAGCCTGGCTCCCCTCTGCCTGCCACTTTCGCTGAATCTGGAAGACATGGAAGCGTTGGACGAAATCGTTAAACGCGGTCGCCCGCTGAAGAAAGGCGAGTTTCTGTTTCGCCAGGGTGACAAGTTCGATTCCGTCTATGCAGTACGTTCGGGCGCGCTGAAGACCTTCAGCCTGAGCGACAGCGGCGAAGAGCAGATCACCGGTTTCCACCTGCCCAGCGAGCTGGTCGGGTTATCGGGCATGGACACCGAGATTCACCCGGTGTCGGCCCAGGCCCTGGAAACCACGTCGGTGTGCGAAATCCCCTTCGAGCGCCTGGACGAACTGGCCCTGCAATTGCCACAACTGCGCCGTCAGTTGATGCGCGTGATGAGCCGCGAGATTCGTGACGACCAGCAGATGATGCTGCTGTTGTCGAAGAAAACCGCCGACGAGCGCATCGCCACCTTCCTGGTCAACCTGTCGGCGCGGTTCCGTGCCCGTGGTTTCTCGGCCAACCAGTTCCGCCTGAGCATGTCGCGCAACGAAATCGGCAATTACCTGGGCCTGGCAGTGGAAACCGTATCCCGTGTGTTTACCCGCTTCCAGCAGAGCGAACTGCTGGCCGCCGAAGGCAAGGAAGTGCACATCCTCGACCCGATCCAGCTGTGCGCACTCGCCGGTGGTTCCTTGGAAGGCTGA
- a CDS encoding adenine phosphoribosyltransferase gives MTFDSFDIKSLIRPVIDFPKPGVIFRDITPLFQSPKALRLVADTFAHRYVEADFSHIGAMDARGFLIGSIIAYQLNKPLILFRKQGKLPADVLSEGYQTEYGEAFLEVHADSLCEGDSVLMFDDLIATGGTLIAAANLVRRMGAKIFEAAAIIDLPELGGSQRLEDMGIPTFCLTRFALTER, from the coding sequence ATGACTTTCGATTCGTTCGACATCAAATCCCTGATCCGCCCCGTCATCGACTTCCCCAAGCCTGGGGTGATCTTTCGTGACATCACACCGCTGTTCCAATCGCCCAAGGCCCTGCGCCTGGTGGCAGACACCTTTGCCCATCGCTATGTCGAGGCCGATTTCAGCCATATCGGCGCGATGGATGCGCGCGGCTTCCTGATCGGCTCGATCATCGCCTACCAACTGAACAAGCCGCTGATCCTGTTCCGCAAGCAGGGCAAGCTGCCGGCTGACGTGCTGTCCGAGGGTTACCAGACCGAATACGGCGAGGCCTTCCTCGAAGTGCATGCCGACAGCCTGTGCGAAGGTGATTCGGTGCTGATGTTCGATGACCTGATCGCCACGGGCGGTACCTTGATCGCGGCGGCCAACCTGGTGCGACGCATGGGGGCGAAGATCTTTGAAGCGGCGGCGATCATTGACCTGCCGGAACTCGGCGGCTCGCAACGCCTGGAAGACATGGGCATCCCGACGTTTTGCCTGACCCGCTTTGCCCTCACCGAGCGGTAA
- a CDS encoding substrate-binding periplasmic protein has protein sequence MRVVLGALWMMTTACLAAPAPLRFSVSDSWAMPMVQVENGRPTQGILYDLMLSLATQVGQPAEFHVLARARIATAMGHGDIDVRCYVTHAWVDNLSGDYIWSLPLMVQRNVLVSVRNQPVQVLKLTPQPIGTVLNYRYGALDPLFASGQLTRDDARSEEQVLHKLVAGRFNYAVSNEWIVDRFNQKMPISQRLHKVALIEEQNLGCIVRNDPDVPAQKILRTLLRMKMSGEIDDIIKLYTGEDPVPLHAPDKN, from the coding sequence ATGCGCGTAGTCCTGGGCGCTTTATGGATGATGACCACGGCTTGCCTGGCGGCGCCTGCACCGCTGCGTTTCTCGGTTTCCGACAGTTGGGCGATGCCCATGGTGCAGGTCGAGAACGGCCGGCCTACACAGGGGATTTTGTATGATTTGATGCTGAGCCTGGCCACCCAGGTCGGCCAGCCGGCGGAATTCCACGTGCTGGCCCGCGCCCGTATCGCCACAGCCATGGGCCACGGGGATATTGATGTGCGCTGTTATGTCACCCACGCGTGGGTCGACAACCTGTCCGGCGACTACATCTGGAGCTTGCCTTTAATGGTGCAGCGCAATGTGCTGGTCAGTGTGCGCAACCAGCCGGTGCAGGTGCTCAAGCTGACACCCCAGCCGATCGGCACGGTGCTCAACTATCGCTATGGCGCCCTCGACCCACTGTTTGCCAGCGGCCAACTCACCCGCGACGACGCCCGCAGCGAAGAACAGGTGCTGCACAAGCTGGTGGCGGGGCGATTCAACTACGCGGTGAGCAATGAATGGATCGTCGACCGTTTCAACCAGAAAATGCCGATCAGCCAGCGCTTGCACAAAGTTGCGCTGATTGAGGAGCAAAACCTCGGCTGCATCGTGCGCAACGATCCCGACGTACCGGCCCAAAAGATCCTGCGCACCTTGCTGCGGATGAAAATGTCCGGCGAAATCGACGACATCATCAAGCTATACACTGGCGAAGACCCGGTCCCCCTGCACGCTCCTGACAAAAACTGA
- the recR gene encoding recombination mediator RecR, which produces MSFSPLIRQLIDALRTLPGVGQKTAQRMALQLLERDRSGGTRLAQALSQAMIGVGHCRQCRTLTEEELCPQCADPRRDDTLLCVVEGPMDVYAVEQTGYRGRYFVLKGHLSPLDGLGPEAIGIPQLVARIEEQGTFTEVILATNPTVEGEATAHYIAQLLSNKGLVTSRIAHGVPLGGELELVDGGTLAHSFAGRKPIAL; this is translated from the coding sequence ATGAGCTTCAGCCCCCTGATTCGCCAACTGATCGACGCCCTGCGCACGTTGCCGGGTGTCGGCCAGAAAACCGCCCAACGCATGGCGCTGCAACTGCTGGAGCGTGATCGCAGCGGCGGTACCCGGCTGGCCCAGGCCTTGAGCCAGGCCATGATCGGGGTGGGTCACTGCCGCCAGTGTCGGACCCTCACCGAAGAAGAACTCTGCCCGCAATGCGCCGACCCGCGCCGCGACGACACGCTGCTGTGCGTGGTGGAAGGGCCGATGGATGTGTACGCGGTGGAGCAGACTGGTTATCGCGGGCGCTACTTCGTGCTCAAGGGCCACCTCTCGCCGCTCGATGGGCTGGGGCCGGAGGCCATCGGCATTCCGCAGTTGGTGGCGCGTATCGAGGAGCAGGGCACCTTTACCGAGGTGATCCTGGCTACCAACCCGACCGTGGAAGGTGAAGCCACCGCGCATTACATCGCCCAACTGCTGAGCAACAAAGGCCTGGTCACTTCGCGAATCGCCCATGGCGTGCCGCTGGGGGGCGAGTTGGAGTTGGTGGACGGCGGCACGTTGGCGCATTCGTTCGCCGGTCGTAAACCGATCGCGCTCTAA